One part of the Microbacterium aurugineum genome encodes these proteins:
- a CDS encoding LuxR C-terminal-related transcriptional regulator — MSAFVAQGDGHVPRVSAHAISRPRLTATLETDTPLTLIRAASGSGKTTALVEWASATASRVVWITASPATAPSAALARALLRALPRTDVAHDLAEDGWPAVTSRLRHAEGPLVVVLDDAAPVDREGVLALCRAIATTPRTRLIVATNRPSPFDTEGLDLVIDTKVIAPSDLMFDTEEISRALGVDDDMAGEIREVTAGFPALIRALVLRGAGTDTESLRAANTVIEDYLQDRLAECGFSPQALQGLLRISVTDSVDLPLAVALTRDPDIAKALDQAETFGFGRWTGDGGCTFTLTPLTRGMLRRELRRSFPGEVAHLRRIAAEGAIRRDLPLEGLRLALEDDDLRLAKHVTMSGWNRLLHRDRRAVAELLADVPVARLKQEPLVAMLLGMSLKPSRLRRQRGLQLLRMAVAAANSRRPTLSATERIFIWAAESASLRAIGRPEPAAQMAARALALFQETPESRWQQYARDVPLMCTHIGISLYYGGQLDEAIEVWEQATALAAAHGSTNGFHGICLLAGVHALNGDLPEARHYFSLVRDGEWDPELLDSYQSTFYRIAGAMLAVEDGDLPAAKQHIRFFEPYRATSEHWTTMASVEAWIALHEGDAAGGLERLESFARLRGREASAAHVRHALSRPRVLLHLALGDVGTAKSIVQRDAGSDRFGTVVKRARLALIDGAAADVVRLLGQTRLRPSTARERAEALAVHSAALRRVSPAAAQPSSATLSAQLADRGLTTPLVLLGAEDFGAVRADLDPTGRATFPRRSALPSFESRPRLTPREQVVLRTLTSGAPLPTIAAELRVSQNTLKTQLRSIYRKLDAGNRSEALEQAARHGLLPD, encoded by the coding sequence GTGTCGGCATTTGTCGCGCAGGGGGATGGACATGTACCGCGAGTATCGGCGCACGCGATCAGTCGGCCGCGGCTAACCGCCACACTCGAGACCGACACACCTCTGACGCTCATCCGTGCCGCGTCCGGGTCGGGCAAGACGACCGCCCTCGTGGAGTGGGCGTCCGCCACCGCATCGCGCGTGGTCTGGATCACGGCCTCGCCCGCCACCGCGCCCAGCGCTGCGCTCGCCCGCGCTCTGCTTCGAGCTCTGCCGCGCACAGACGTCGCACACGACCTGGCGGAGGATGGATGGCCTGCCGTGACCTCGCGCCTGCGCCACGCGGAAGGTCCTCTGGTCGTGGTACTCGACGACGCGGCCCCCGTGGACCGCGAAGGCGTGCTCGCCCTGTGCCGCGCCATCGCCACCACCCCGCGGACGCGGCTGATCGTCGCCACCAATCGCCCCAGCCCCTTCGACACCGAGGGTCTGGATCTCGTGATCGACACGAAGGTCATCGCGCCGTCGGACCTCATGTTCGACACCGAGGAGATCTCTCGCGCGCTCGGGGTCGATGACGACATGGCCGGCGAGATCCGGGAGGTGACCGCGGGCTTCCCCGCGCTCATCCGTGCCCTCGTGCTGCGCGGGGCCGGAACGGACACCGAGTCGCTTCGCGCTGCGAACACCGTGATCGAGGACTATCTGCAGGACCGGCTCGCCGAGTGCGGATTCTCCCCGCAGGCGTTGCAGGGGCTGCTGCGGATCAGCGTGACCGACTCGGTGGACCTGCCCCTGGCCGTGGCGCTCACGCGCGACCCCGACATCGCGAAGGCGCTCGACCAGGCCGAGACGTTCGGCTTCGGCCGCTGGACCGGCGACGGCGGCTGCACGTTCACCCTCACACCGCTCACACGCGGCATGCTGCGCCGTGAGCTGCGCCGATCCTTCCCCGGCGAAGTCGCGCACCTCCGACGCATCGCAGCCGAGGGAGCGATACGTCGCGATCTGCCCCTCGAAGGGCTGCGACTCGCCCTGGAGGACGACGATCTACGGCTCGCGAAACACGTCACGATGTCCGGGTGGAACCGCCTGCTCCACCGCGATCGGCGCGCGGTCGCGGAGCTGCTCGCCGACGTCCCTGTGGCACGACTCAAGCAGGAGCCGCTCGTGGCCATGCTGCTGGGGATGAGCCTCAAACCCAGCAGGCTCCGACGCCAGCGGGGGCTCCAGCTGCTGCGCATGGCGGTGGCTGCGGCGAACTCCCGTCGGCCCACCCTGTCAGCCACGGAGCGGATCTTCATCTGGGCGGCGGAGAGCGCCTCCCTGCGTGCCATCGGGCGGCCGGAGCCGGCCGCCCAGATGGCCGCGCGAGCCCTGGCGCTGTTCCAGGAGACACCGGAATCGCGATGGCAGCAGTACGCCCGCGATGTGCCACTCATGTGCACGCACATCGGCATCTCCCTGTACTACGGCGGACAGCTGGACGAAGCCATCGAGGTTTGGGAACAGGCCACGGCGCTCGCCGCGGCGCACGGGAGCACGAACGGCTTCCACGGCATCTGCCTCCTCGCGGGTGTCCACGCCCTGAACGGCGACCTGCCCGAAGCGCGGCACTACTTCTCCCTCGTGCGCGACGGCGAGTGGGACCCGGAGCTCCTGGACAGCTACCAGAGCACGTTCTACCGGATCGCCGGCGCGATGCTCGCGGTGGAGGACGGCGACCTCCCGGCGGCGAAGCAGCACATCCGCTTCTTCGAGCCATACCGAGCGACGAGCGAGCACTGGACGACGATGGCCTCCGTGGAGGCGTGGATCGCCCTGCACGAGGGAGATGCAGCAGGGGGCCTGGAGCGCCTCGAGTCTTTCGCGCGCCTCCGAGGGAGGGAGGCGAGCGCCGCCCACGTGCGCCACGCGCTCTCCCGGCCGCGGGTGCTGCTGCACCTCGCCCTCGGCGACGTCGGCACCGCGAAGAGCATCGTCCAGCGCGATGCCGGGTCCGATCGTTTCGGCACCGTCGTGAAGCGAGCACGTCTGGCTCTCATCGACGGCGCGGCCGCTGACGTGGTCCGACTCCTGGGACAGACCCGCCTGCGTCCCTCCACGGCCCGAGAACGCGCCGAAGCGCTGGCGGTGCACAGCGCCGCTCTGCGCCGGGTGTCCCCGGCCGCCGCGCAGCCGTCGAGCGCGACGTTGAGCGCGCAGCTCGCGGACCGCGGCCTCACCACTCCGCTCGTGCTCCTGGGCGCGGAAGACTTCGGTGCGGTCCGCGCCGACCTCGATCCGACCGGTCGCGCCACCTTCCCCCGGCGATCCGCTCTGCCGTCCTTCGAGAGCCGCCCCCGCCTGACCCCCCGTGAGCAGGTGGTGCTGCGCACGCTGACGTCCGGTGCGCCGCTGCCGACGATCGCCGCTGAGCTGCGCGTCTCGCAGAACACCCTCAAGACCCAGCTCCGCAGCATCTACCGCAAGCTCGACGCCGGCAATCGCTCCGAGGCGTTGGAGCAGGCGGCCCGTCACGGCCTCCTGCCCGACTGA
- a CDS encoding anaerobic C4-dicarboxylate transporter family protein, whose translation MNDNVWILLAQLIIVVGAIYMGTRTSGIGLGVWGLVGVAVLIFVFGEAPGNAPVDAVFIVITVITAASTMQAAGGIDWMVSVAARVIRRKPKSVVFLAPAMSFLFTVGAGTGNIFYPLLPVIYDVSYQQKIRPERALSVSAVASQVGILCSPVSAATASMVVLLAPQGVDLGGLLLIMWPASIAGLFVAALVMMRHGKDLDDDPEFQRRLADHQIKPPAVDAHEHKLPPTAVLSASLFLAGVAVIVFFGLFENLRPVIGTDDAGDPVRLSVTVIIEVTMGIIAALIFVFCKVKAADVPKQPTFPAGIVGAIALFGIAWLANTFVAANQTLIVDGLGSVVSGSSAFLGALLFAMALFAVAMLTTSQSSATNAIVPIGITIGLPAPLLVGLWPSTMGIYTLPANGSQVATVAFDQTGTTKMGKFVFDHSFQLPNLIYVGVAIVVGVSLSFLMG comes from the coding sequence ATGAACGACAACGTGTGGATCCTCCTCGCACAGCTGATCATCGTCGTCGGTGCGATCTACATGGGCACGCGCACCAGCGGGATCGGTCTCGGCGTCTGGGGGCTGGTGGGCGTCGCCGTCCTCATCTTCGTGTTCGGCGAAGCGCCGGGCAACGCCCCGGTCGACGCGGTCTTCATCGTCATCACCGTGATCACTGCCGCCTCCACCATGCAAGCCGCCGGAGGTATCGACTGGATGGTGTCCGTCGCGGCCAGAGTGATCCGGCGCAAACCGAAGTCGGTCGTGTTCCTCGCCCCGGCCATGTCGTTCCTCTTCACCGTCGGGGCCGGCACGGGCAACATCTTCTACCCGCTGTTGCCCGTGATCTACGATGTCTCCTACCAGCAGAAGATCCGCCCCGAACGCGCCCTCTCGGTCTCGGCCGTCGCCTCGCAAGTCGGCATCCTGTGCTCGCCCGTCTCGGCCGCGACCGCATCGATGGTGGTCCTGCTCGCGCCGCAGGGCGTGGATCTCGGAGGACTGCTGCTCATCATGTGGCCGGCCTCCATCGCCGGGCTCTTCGTCGCCGCGCTCGTGATGATGCGTCATGGCAAGGACCTCGACGACGACCCGGAGTTCCAGCGACGCCTGGCCGACCACCAGATCAAGCCCCCGGCGGTGGACGCGCACGAGCACAAGCTCCCGCCGACGGCCGTGCTCTCGGCCTCCCTGTTCCTCGCAGGCGTCGCGGTGATCGTGTTCTTCGGGCTGTTCGAGAATCTGCGTCCGGTGATCGGGACCGACGATGCCGGCGATCCCGTCCGACTCAGTGTGACCGTCATCATCGAGGTCACGATGGGCATCATCGCCGCCCTGATCTTCGTGTTCTGCAAGGTCAAGGCCGCCGACGTCCCCAAGCAGCCGACCTTCCCCGCCGGCATCGTGGGGGCCATCGCCCTGTTCGGTATCGCCTGGCTCGCCAACACGTTCGTGGCGGCGAACCAGACCCTCATCGTCGACGGGCTCGGATCGGTGGTCTCCGGATCGTCGGCCTTCCTCGGCGCGCTGCTCTTCGCGATGGCACTCTTCGCGGTCGCCATGCTCACCACGAGCCAATCGAGCGCGACCAACGCGATCGTGCCGATCGGTATCACGATCGGGCTTCCGGCACCTCTACTGGTGGGGCTGTGGCCGTCGACCATGGGGATCTACACGCTGCCGGCGAACGGCAGCCAGGTGGCCACCGTGGCGTTCGACCAGACCGGCACGACGAAGATGGGCAAGTTCGTCTTCGACCACTCATTCCAGCTGCCGAACCTCATCTACGTGGGTGTCGCGATCGTCGTCGGGGTATCGCTCTCGTTCCTGATGGGCTGA
- a CDS encoding LysM peptidoglycan-binding domain-containing protein: MQRTTKITTAVVVVAIAGLVAVAAPAVIGAAPAVVDAGSWVSERFAAEPSTAPTSRAEKTEQGGLVDLGDGISVPAGGPGDCTTNAFINIYRDDGSPMHAKLLGELVEMGASELASGPVTLDAAGEIFSYEVQAGDSLIAIGERFCVDYVTVSSFNHVRGNEPISPGDTLYLRPDPTLPFVDIYGPYNAEPGSSTIPYYDGVAAFSTAVATADLGAARWLWKRLEKDMHPETAAVITQALSDDDLPLLRRLFP; the protein is encoded by the coding sequence ATGCAGCGCACCACCAAGATCACGACCGCGGTCGTCGTCGTCGCCATCGCGGGGTTGGTCGCCGTAGCGGCTCCCGCCGTGATCGGCGCCGCGCCGGCTGTCGTCGACGCGGGCTCGTGGGTGTCGGAGCGCTTCGCCGCCGAGCCTTCCACAGCCCCGACGAGTCGCGCGGAGAAGACCGAGCAGGGCGGACTCGTCGACCTGGGCGACGGCATCAGCGTTCCCGCCGGTGGTCCCGGTGACTGCACCACCAACGCGTTCATCAACATCTACCGGGACGACGGCTCTCCGATGCACGCCAAGCTCCTGGGCGAGCTCGTCGAGATGGGCGCGTCGGAGCTGGCGAGCGGACCCGTCACGCTGGATGCGGCCGGCGAGATCTTCTCCTACGAGGTGCAGGCCGGCGACAGCCTCATCGCGATCGGCGAGCGATTCTGCGTCGACTACGTCACGGTCTCCAGCTTCAACCACGTGCGCGGCAACGAGCCGATCAGCCCGGGCGACACCCTCTACCTGCGCCCAGATCCGACGCTTCCGTTCGTCGACATCTACGGGCCGTACAACGCCGAGCCCGGCTCCTCCACCATCCCCTACTACGACGGCGTGGCGGCGTTCTCGACCGCTGTCGCCACGGCAGATCTGGGTGCCGCCCGGTGGCTCTGGAAGCGCCTCGAGAAGGACATGCACCCGGAGACCGCAGCCGTGATCACCCAGGCGTTGAGCGACGACGATCTTCCGCTGCTCCGCCGCCTGTTCCCGTAG
- a CDS encoding beta strand repeat-containing protein: MGFRVARKDHTADGLPSERHSRWRGRAKKLIGGALSTALVASSMVFIGGTLTAAPAIAADPFLCTPGAVYVQSTTEVREFIVDEQGGTPGNGGTLGSTTLGVDHSNNALGISSSGRYAYTVTNAAGSKVLAKHDRVTDSTSRTTFTLNSSVLRGAVHPVTGVYYFASGTVSGAINLYAWNESVTPQAYVQVGTLRPTAGSSAFGANGDMAFSASGQLVLVADNVIYSSDLPTSLAPSTATIEAKQVHNMGDGVQGNGIAFGNLGHIFVSVSGGGNRIIEVDLPRGVTVNTTSIGTFGPTDMASCTFPNTLTLKKDLPEGRHAATDQFALRVQSPAGYQVAQTDATTRGEATGLQPDYAGPVFTNQGDTFRLSESASGTTDSTRYAESLDCVQVESDGSTSPVAVTADGSVVQPAGALGTDVTCTFTNVRLAPDLALRKTSDPANGVAVQAGQRITYTVEAENTGNTLLDPVRVSDDLSGVLAFAEYQGDVATELDGSPVASGAATITGDDLAWTGALEPGQVLTITYSVIVDADVEGERIANSVTASGTPPGGLPPVDPPAVTTEHPVAGYTVAKSSSPAAGTVVEPGQTIEYTVTGTNTGATVLNPASLSDDLSAVFAHAAYNSDVATEIDGSPVASGAATITGDDLAWTGTLQPGQTVTITYSVTVEADTSGEILKNTVSGTATPTTPDPSDPDGPQVPGEPIVPPTVTTEHPVIGSGFTISKSADPASGTAVSAGDTVTYTITGTNTGDTDLDPARIVDDLSGVLDDAGYNDDVTADRGSVTVSGDTLTWTGDVPRGESVTIRYSVTIDAGVQKALLNNVASGTATPRIPVDPADPDGPTTPGTPIVPPPAETNHPVVDTGLEVTKSADPVSGTAVRAGDTITYTISGVNTGNATLDPASIVDDLSAVLAHAQYGGDASASTGAVELDGTTLTWTGALAPGARVDITYTVTVDADATGVLLRNTVTGEGTPLIPADPTDPDSPTTPGTPVTTPPSTTEHPVATPGFTVAKSADPASGTRVDPGSVITYTVTGTNTGDTVLDPASIADDLRGALAHASYNDDVTATRGDVSVVDAALDWSGVLLPGQDVVITYSVTVDPTAGGETIANTATGTATPLIPTDPSDPDSPTTPGTPITPPPATTEHPVNEPGFTFAKTADPAAGTAVDPGDVLTYTLTAVNTGQTGLDPVEITDDLSKVLPYASYNDDAVAVIGGLPAGAVTVDGAELDWSGALAVGQTVIITYSVTVGPEGVGSVLENSASATATPPGGSVITPPPGTTTNAVNVPGFSVSKSADPVAGTTVDPGSVITYTVTGVNTGETALDPVAIVDDLSGVLAHADYNDDAAALIGTTASTAPVVSGDSLSWTGALQVGETVTITYSVTVQADAGGAILENSAAGSATPPGGVPPIETPPATTEHPVNEPGFELRKSADPASGTRVDPGSVITYTVTGVNTGETALAPVSISDDLSDVLAHAVYNDDATATVIDGSAPAPVVDGDELTWSGALAVGQRVTITYSVTVNGDAGGATIANTVAGTATPPGGGELTPPPVTTENPVGTPGFTFVKTADPGSEKAVAAGSVVTYRLVGTNTGETGLDDVVITDDLSGVLRHADLRPGATAVVGDRAVAAPAVDGNQLRWSGSLAQGESITITYSVIVHADAAGAKLHNVAVGTATPPGGETITPPTSSTDNPVLTPLALTGGILAPWVLALAIALLLGGAVLLIVRRRRSQA, encoded by the coding sequence ATGGGGTTTCGTGTTGCCCGCAAGGACCACACAGCCGATGGCCTTCCGTCCGAGCGGCACAGCCGCTGGCGGGGCCGCGCGAAGAAGCTGATCGGAGGCGCCCTGAGCACGGCGCTGGTCGCCTCGTCGATGGTGTTCATCGGAGGCACGCTCACGGCGGCTCCCGCGATCGCGGCTGACCCGTTCCTCTGCACGCCGGGCGCCGTGTACGTGCAGAGCACGACCGAGGTGCGCGAGTTCATCGTGGACGAGCAGGGCGGCACACCGGGAAACGGCGGCACACTCGGCTCCACCACCCTCGGCGTCGACCACTCCAACAATGCCCTCGGCATCTCCTCCAGCGGCCGCTACGCCTACACGGTCACCAATGCGGCCGGATCCAAGGTGCTGGCCAAGCATGACCGCGTGACCGACTCCACGAGCCGCACCACGTTCACGCTCAACTCCTCCGTGCTCCGAGGTGCCGTCCACCCGGTGACCGGCGTCTACTACTTCGCCAGCGGTACCGTCAGCGGTGCCATCAACCTCTACGCCTGGAACGAGAGCGTCACTCCGCAGGCCTACGTGCAGGTCGGCACGCTCCGCCCCACCGCCGGCAGCAGCGCGTTCGGCGCCAACGGCGACATGGCCTTCAGCGCCTCGGGCCAGCTCGTGCTCGTGGCCGACAATGTCATCTACTCGTCTGACCTTCCCACCTCGCTCGCGCCGAGCACCGCGACCATCGAGGCCAAGCAGGTCCACAACATGGGCGACGGGGTGCAGGGCAACGGCATCGCGTTCGGAAACCTCGGCCACATCTTCGTGTCGGTCTCCGGAGGCGGAAACCGCATCATCGAGGTCGACCTCCCCCGCGGCGTGACCGTCAACACCACCTCGATCGGAACCTTCGGGCCGACCGACATGGCCAGCTGCACCTTCCCGAACACCCTCACGCTGAAGAAGGACCTCCCCGAGGGGCGTCACGCCGCCACCGACCAGTTCGCCCTGCGTGTGCAGTCGCCGGCCGGCTATCAGGTCGCGCAGACGGACGCGACCACCCGCGGTGAGGCCACGGGGCTGCAGCCGGACTACGCCGGACCGGTGTTCACCAACCAGGGCGACACCTTCCGCCTCTCCGAGTCCGCATCCGGAACCACGGACAGCACCCGGTACGCCGAATCGCTCGACTGCGTGCAGGTCGAATCCGACGGCTCCACGTCTCCGGTCGCCGTGACCGCAGACGGCAGCGTCGTCCAGCCCGCCGGTGCGCTCGGCACCGACGTCACCTGCACGTTCACGAACGTACGTCTCGCACCCGACCTGGCGCTGCGCAAGACCTCCGACCCGGCCAACGGTGTCGCCGTGCAGGCGGGTCAGCGCATCACGTACACCGTCGAGGCGGAGAACACGGGCAACACGCTCCTCGACCCCGTCCGCGTGAGCGACGACCTGTCCGGCGTGCTCGCGTTCGCCGAGTACCAGGGAGACGTCGCCACGGAGCTCGACGGCTCCCCCGTCGCATCCGGCGCCGCAACCATCACCGGTGACGACCTCGCCTGGACCGGCGCGCTCGAGCCCGGTCAGGTGCTCACCATCACGTATTCGGTGATCGTTGACGCCGATGTCGAAGGAGAGCGGATCGCCAACAGCGTCACCGCCTCCGGCACCCCTCCCGGCGGCTTGCCCCCGGTCGATCCTCCCGCGGTCACGACCGAGCACCCCGTGGCGGGCTACACCGTCGCCAAGAGCTCCAGCCCCGCTGCCGGCACCGTCGTGGAGCCGGGGCAGACCATCGAGTACACGGTGACCGGCACCAACACCGGTGCCACGGTGCTGAACCCGGCCTCCCTCTCCGACGACCTGTCGGCCGTGTTCGCACACGCCGCCTACAACTCCGACGTCGCCACCGAGATCGACGGCTCCCCCGTCGCATCCGGCGCCGCAACCATCACCGGTGACGACCTCGCCTGGACCGGCACGCTCCAGCCCGGACAGACCGTGACGATCACGTACTCCGTGACCGTGGAAGCCGACACCTCGGGTGAGATCCTGAAGAACACCGTCAGCGGCACCGCGACGCCAACGACTCCGGACCCGAGTGACCCCGACGGACCGCAGGTGCCGGGCGAACCCATCGTCCCGCCCACGGTCACCACCGAGCACCCGGTGATCGGTTCGGGCTTCACGATCAGCAAGTCCGCCGACCCCGCCTCGGGCACCGCCGTCTCGGCCGGCGACACCGTGACCTACACGATCACCGGAACCAACACGGGTGACACCGACCTCGATCCGGCCCGGATCGTCGACGACCTGTCGGGTGTGCTCGATGACGCCGGCTACAACGACGACGTGACCGCCGACCGCGGCTCCGTCACCGTCAGCGGCGACACGCTCACCTGGACGGGCGATGTGCCCCGCGGCGAGTCCGTCACCATCCGCTACTCGGTGACCATCGATGCCGGAGTCCAGAAGGCGCTGCTGAACAACGTCGCCAGTGGCACGGCCACACCGCGGATCCCGGTCGACCCGGCCGACCCCGACGGTCCCACGACCCCGGGGACCCCGATCGTCCCGCCGCCCGCGGAGACGAACCACCCGGTCGTCGACACCGGCCTCGAGGTGACGAAGTCCGCGGACCCCGTCTCCGGCACCGCCGTGCGCGCGGGCGACACGATCACGTACACGATCTCCGGCGTCAACACGGGTAACGCGACCCTCGACCCCGCGTCCATCGTCGACGACCTGTCCGCCGTGCTCGCCCACGCTCAGTACGGCGGCGACGCGAGCGCATCGACCGGAGCCGTCGAGCTCGACGGCACGACGCTCACCTGGACCGGGGCACTCGCTCCCGGCGCCAGGGTCGACATCACCTACACGGTGACGGTCGACGCCGACGCGACCGGCGTGCTGCTGCGCAACACCGTCACGGGCGAGGGGACCCCCCTCATCCCGGCCGACCCGACCGACCCGGACAGCCCCACCACGCCCGGTACCCCGGTCACGACGCCGCCGTCGACGACGGAGCACCCGGTCGCCACCCCCGGCTTCACGGTCGCGAAGTCCGCCGACCCCGCATCGGGGACGCGTGTCGATCCCGGCAGCGTGATCACCTACACCGTCACGGGCACGAACACGGGTGACACCGTGCTCGACCCTGCATCGATCGCCGATGATCTGCGCGGCGCGCTTGCTCATGCCTCGTACAACGACGACGTGACCGCCACCCGCGGCGACGTCAGCGTGGTGGACGCCGCCCTCGACTGGAGCGGTGTGCTGCTCCCGGGCCAGGACGTCGTCATCACCTATTCCGTGACGGTCGACCCGACCGCCGGGGGTGAGACGATCGCGAACACGGCCACGGGCACGGCGACGCCACTCATCCCGACGGACCCGAGCGACCCGGACAGCCCCACCACGCCGGGCACGCCGATCACGCCGCCGCCGGCGACGACGGAGCACCCGGTCAACGAGCCCGGCTTCACCTTCGCCAAGACCGCCGACCCGGCGGCGGGCACGGCCGTGGATCCCGGTGATGTGCTCACCTACACGTTGACGGCCGTCAACACCGGTCAGACGGGGCTCGACCCGGTCGAGATCACGGACGACCTCTCGAAGGTGCTGCCGTACGCCTCGTACAACGACGACGCTGTGGCCGTGATCGGCGGTCTGCCCGCCGGCGCGGTGACGGTCGACGGCGCGGAGCTCGACTGGTCCGGTGCGCTCGCCGTCGGTCAGACCGTCATCATCACGTACTCGGTGACGGTCGGCCCCGAGGGCGTCGGATCCGTGCTCGAGAACAGCGCGAGCGCGACGGCGACCCCGCCCGGAGGGTCCGTCATCACCCCGCCGCCCGGCACCACGACGAACGCCGTGAACGTCCCCGGATTCTCGGTGTCGAAGAGCGCCGACCCGGTGGCGGGCACGACGGTCGACCCCGGCAGTGTCATCACCTACACGGTGACCGGCGTGAACACCGGTGAGACGGCCCTCGATCCGGTCGCGATTGTGGACGACCTCTCCGGCGTCCTCGCCCACGCCGACTACAACGACGACGCGGCCGCCCTGATCGGCACGACCGCCTCGACCGCCCCGGTGGTCTCCGGCGACAGCCTGTCGTGGACGGGAGCCCTGCAGGTCGGCGAGACTGTCACGATCACGTACTCCGTGACCGTGCAGGCGGACGCCGGGGGAGCGATCCTCGAGAACTCGGCTGCGGGATCGGCGACCCCGCCCGGCGGTGTGCCTCCGATCGAGACGCCGCCGGCGACGACGGAGCACCCGGTCAACGAGCCCGGCTTCGAGCTCCGCAAGTCGGCAGACCCCGCGTCGGGAACCCGCGTCGACCCCGGCAGCGTCATCACCTACACGGTGACCGGCGTGAACACCGGAGAGACCGCGCTGGCGCCGGTGAGCATCAGCGACGACCTCTCGGACGTCCTCGCCCACGCCGTCTACAACGACGACGCCACGGCGACCGTGATCGACGGATCCGCGCCCGCTCCGGTCGTGGACGGTGACGAGCTCACCTGGTCGGGCGCGCTCGCGGTCGGTCAGCGCGTCACCATCACGTACTCGGTGACCGTGAACGGCGACGCAGGTGGTGCGACGATCGCGAACACGGTCGCGGGAACCGCCACCCCGCCGGGTGGTGGGGAGCTCACGCCGCCTCCGGTGACGACCGAGAACCCGGTCGGTACCCCGGGCTTCACCTTCGTCAAGACGGCCGATCCCGGTTCGGAGAAGGCCGTGGCCGCGGGAAGCGTGGTCACCTACCGGCTCGTCGGCACCAACACGGGGGAGACCGGGCTGGATGACGTCGTCATCACGGATGACCTCTCCGGCGTGCTGCGGCATGCCGACCTCCGACCCGGTGCGACCGCCGTCGTGGGTGACCGCGCGGTGGCGGCTCCCGCGGTGGACGGGAACCAGCTGCGCTGGAGCGGCAGCCTCGCCCAGGGAGAGAGCATCACCATCACGTACTCCGTGATCGTGCACGCTGACGCGGCAGGCGCGAAGCTGCACAACGTGGCTGTGGGGACGGCCACTCCTCCCGGCGGTGAGACGATCACGCCGCCGACGAGTTCGACCGATAACCCGGTGCTGACGCCGCTCGCGCTCACCGGCGGAATCCTGGCCCCGTGGGTGCTGGCTCTGGCGATCGCTCTGCTGCTCGGCGGTGCCGTGCTGCTGATCGTGCGCCGACGCCGCTCGCAGGCCTGA
- a CDS encoding Type 1 glutamine amidotransferase-like domain-containing protein, with translation MSHVVATGAGKAMMERRNDPTHDYILGLTGKERPRVLFVGTATGDDAAYILSFYSTYDADRCAPHHLPLFHRAVDDLAGFVKGFDVIHVGGGNTANMLDVWKRQGLDTILCEMWEDPDSNVVFTGGSAGGICWFEGGTTDSYGPTLQVLPEGLGFLNGSFCPHYDAEDQRRPLFHASLLSGELSTGYAVGNLQSLHFENSEFVTAISPVEDALALRVEAIDGKIVETELPTTVLTGSAPITKGPSS, from the coding sequence ATGTCTCACGTGGTGGCTACTGGGGCCGGTAAGGCCATGATGGAGCGGCGGAACGACCCGACGCACGACTACATCCTCGGGCTCACCGGCAAGGAGCGACCCCGGGTCCTCTTCGTCGGCACCGCGACCGGCGACGACGCCGCCTACATCCTGAGCTTCTATTCCACCTACGACGCGGACCGGTGCGCACCGCACCATCTCCCGCTCTTCCATCGCGCGGTCGACGACCTGGCCGGTTTCGTGAAAGGGTTCGACGTGATCCACGTCGGCGGCGGCAACACGGCGAACATGCTCGATGTCTGGAAGCGCCAGGGCCTCGACACGATCCTGTGTGAGATGTGGGAGGACCCCGACTCGAACGTCGTGTTCACGGGAGGCAGCGCCGGAGGAATCTGCTGGTTCGAGGGCGGCACGACCGACAGCTACGGCCCGACCCTCCAGGTGCTCCCCGAGGGACTCGGGTTCCTGAACGGCAGCTTCTGCCCGCACTACGACGCCGAGGATCAGCGGCGCCCTCTCTTTCACGCCTCCCTCCTCAGCGGGGAGCTCTCCACGGGCTATGCCGTCGGCAACCTTCAGTCGCTGCACTTCGAGAACTCCGAGTTCGTCACCGCCATCAGTCCTGTCGAGGACGCGCTCGCCCTGCGGGTCGAGGCGATCGACGGGAAGATCGTCGAGACCGAACTGCCGACGACCGTGCTCACCGGGTCCGCTCCGATCACGAAGGGGCCGTCGTCATGA
- a CDS encoding PadR family transcriptional regulator, protein MGKQMTEMLKGTLEGIVLALLAEQPAYGYEITTRIRDHGFTDIAEGTIYALLVRIEQKKLVDVEKVPSEKGPPRKVYTLNAQGRQELGEFWKTWDFLRTHIERLNNTNEEN, encoded by the coding sequence ATGGGCAAGCAGATGACCGAGATGCTCAAGGGCACTCTGGAGGGCATCGTTCTGGCGCTCCTCGCCGAGCAGCCGGCCTACGGATACGAGATCACGACCCGCATCCGCGACCACGGGTTCACCGACATCGCCGAGGGCACGATCTACGCACTCCTGGTGCGCATCGAGCAGAAGAAGCTCGTCGACGTCGAGAAGGTCCCGAGCGAGAAGGGGCCGCCCCGCAAGGTGTACACCCTGAACGCGCAGGGCCGCCAGGAGCTCGGGGAGTTCTGGAAGACCTGGGACTTCCTCCGCACGCACATCGAACGACTGAACAACACGAACGAGGAGAACTGA